Below is a window of Pocillopora verrucosa isolate sample1 chromosome 6, ASM3666991v2, whole genome shotgun sequence DNA.
agacaaaattcTGAACTTAGCGCATGACTAGTTAGACAATCTAGTTCTCTGTGGTTGCGTTACGCAATCGATAACTTTAAATACGGTGTAAAGGCAATCAAATAATATTGACTCCGCAAATTGTGTGAATTGATGTCGTTCACACCCAATTTCTGCCTGACAAAAACCCGTGCTAGCTTGCATCATGTCAAATCGTGTCAACCGTCCACTTTTCATCGAGTATTTTTCTCAGCAACATCTTGTCGAAATCTCACGGAATTGCTTATGCAAACAGATGCTCAATCTTAACCAATTTTCGGAATTACAAATCAATAATAAAGACAAAGATTTTTTAACTCGCGCTACTTCGAATTAGACCAGATGTGTTGCTTGAAAGCAGATATCATATTGCAAACGACGCTTTATTTTCCATTGGCGCCCATCTTAAACGGACGAGTTTTTATTGTCTTCAAACAGCAATCTCACTAGTAATTACCCTAAAGTGTTACCATTCTTTTCAACCCCATCAAAAACATCCGTGTTTTTCGATTATAGCTTCGAAAAGTCAATTTCCTAGTTGCTTTTTTGACGGCGTCAACTGTAAACAAAACCTTAGAACAAAGACTGCTTTGTACAGAAGCTGTCATATCTGTCACTTTAAATAGATAGAACTGTGACGTTACAAGTTTTAATTGGCTGGGAGTAAATCTCGGGCTAATCTGTTCGCGTGGCCTCTTACGGCGTGGCGGGATTCTAGTAAAGGGACGCTtacaaattttatattttttcgtCCCTGCAATTAATATAAACAATTTGTGCCACAGAATTATTTAATACTTCGTGTTTGTGGAATTTGGAAAAATCCAGCATTCTTGATTTGGTTGTAATCGCAATAGAAATTGTGCCTCTGGCGGAAAAGTATTGATTCTCGAGGGAAGATAGAAAATACTACCGTTGAGCAAGATTTTGACAGAGCGACGCCATCGCTACGCAACATCTACTACGCTTATTTTCTCGTTTGGATTGCAAGTTAAGGAAGTTTGGTGAATGGAATCACATCTTACGAAGGTTTACCTACCTGTCGAGTCGAGCAAAGCGTAGAATTACTGTTTGTGCTCGAAGAGAATCGCTACAAGCCAACTTGTATTGCACCCGATTTTTGGAATACTAATCCTCTACTATGACTAGCGTCAGTCGTGACGCGGGTAGGGGACGCGTCAAAGACGTCAAGAGAAACCTCTTTGGAACAGTTGATCATAAGCAAATTCGAGACGATTTAGCCAGAGAGTTAAAGTACATgtcagaagaaaagaaatgccagtggaattttgattttgagaatTGTCAACCGCTTTCAGGTAGATTCAAGTGGCAGCGAGTTGGAAAGAGACTACAAACCCGTAAATCGCCAACTGAAGGAATTTCTACGTGTGACACGGAATCTTCCGAAAATTTCTGTCGCCAAAACATTGTCGATCCTACCCACTCTGCCGCAAGGTATAATCTAAGAACTAGAGGCAGAGAAGGGGAAAGCATTCCAAGGAGTGGTTTCGTACCGATCGACCCTTCGCGGAAACGTTTACGAGAGTTTGGCGATGCGCCGGCTggaaatagaaacaaaaaagtcGCAGGtgaattttaaattgttgtttgTGTCATTATTAATACTTAAAGTTACACAGACGGTCAATCAGATTTCAAGCGAAGTTGTTAAGAGATTATTTTTCTCTCCTTCTAGGTAATTGCGTGAAACAGAGAAATTCTAGAGAAAGAAGAGCCAAAACTTCGGTAATAAAGCGACCTTACGAGGCCAAGAGAGCTCGACGTTGATAGAACCGTAATAAAATGTTTGTCTGAAATTTTGCAACCGTAAAGTTGGGTCGCAAGTTATCTGCGTCGAGATTAAAAATTTCTCTCGTGGGTTATTGCATACGATGTAAATTTACATCCAGCAAACCGAATTCCGTGAGATTATTATCCTTCAGACAAATCAATGTTTGAGtttgtacaaagaaaaattcccgCTTTTTATAGTGAGAGAGTAACGTGTAACGGCAAGACGTACTGTATATTCTACAgaaaatcaagttttattttctcttttaatgcTCTCGTGCACAGCTTCTTTCGCGGAGCGGATGTCATCGATTCAGTTTAGTTTTggccaaaatattttgttagcGTCGCTTTCCATGGTTGAAAGAACACAAAGTACAAGACGACGCGGATCCACCACTGGAAAATCAAATAATCGATTAAAAAGCTTACTCTGTAAATAACAGAACTGAAATTAGAGTTTACTTAAGATTATAACAGTAAACTTTAATCAATGTACCTTTTTGATAGTCTAGCTTTTaagttgtaaaagaaaagcCGATATTTTTGTTGTCATGCGAGTGATCTGCTGATCTAGGGCCACTTTCGCGGCAAAATTTCAGAGATATGACAGATGTTGTAAGgtattgtgaaaaaaagaaaagatttcaGCAGCATGTTATTAGCAGCAATTTAAAAGTATGTTCGATTcgatttctaaagaaaatgttacAGATGTTGTGCCcaccttctctttttttcaacagGCTATTAATTGATTTAACGTCTGTGTCTAGTCATCGATCGATTCTTCTTTGTAACGATCGGGTACGTCTGACAATTAATTGACAGCCATAGTAACAGGATTACAATCTGTTATCGAACCAGCAATCAAACCTCTCTGGGAAATGGAACAATCCGTTTAATTATAAACAACAGTGATAATTGACCGTCAAAAGCTAAGGTAAAGTGATGAATTATAACGATTTTGTGTTTTGATGATACTGTGCATTTTGACACAATATCCAATAGATTATTagatataaatatttataactAGATAGTTGAATAGCTGAAGTAAATCTCAAAATATCATTGAAAGCAGAGAAGACCTTTTGAATTGATTAATTCCAATGAAAGACTTCAGTAATGGTGATTTTTCTACACGTTTCTGTAGGGTGTCTAATTTCATTTGACGGCATTCTTGAATTTGGCGTATGTGCCCACTTAGAAGGGCATGCAACATTAACTTCAGTTTCACGCTGAGACATGCGTCCCCCTTgtggaaaacaaaatgaagttttctttgtttttcgttGCGTGAAACAATCGGTTTACCTTTCAAGTCTCAGGCCAGACCGTTGAAAAGGCTTGCTTTTAATCAGTTGAGGAGAAACAAACAGGGTACACAGTTTTTTACACAGGAAAATGCGGGGGAAAAGTGTTTTTTCTTGTAAAGAGTTATCTTTTTCCTCGTTGATGCAAGTTTAGGCTGCCTGTTAGAGCACGAACACCTGGAGCCAACTTGGAAATGCTTTCCTCCATATGCCATGGGTTTTATGTGAGAAAGTTATTTTGGAAGTTGGGTAGATCTCATGTTTCACCAAATGAATGATTCACGTAACCCAGCTGGTTTCTTTTAGCTCAAAATAGAAGGGAGAAATCGAGATTACATTGTATCCAGTCTGCGCATCCAATGTAGCAATGCGCGACATTGTGACGAGATCATCTCAACGTGGACCCCAACTCACGCGCGATAGCTCTCTGTAGGAGATGGTGTCGGCTCAAGGTGAATCGAGGAAGTTCTCGGTAACAGGACGTTGAGGCGAAACCGCTGACTTTCCCTCAGTCCTTTCTTTGCTCATCAAGCTAGGAATAAGAGTGGAAAACGATTTGTCCATGTTTCAATGTGACTAAGGCGTCTGCCACGCACTTGCATTAAAGATGACAAACGCAGCCCGAACGTGACGCGTGTAACTCGCCACGAGAGCCTCAACAGCTACTCAAAACGGTCGTAACTGGATTGACCACAGCAACTCGCTGCAACGGTCGACAAGTGTCTACTGTTGCAAACAGATCATGTTTCATCACTTACAGATTTAATGAGAATCATGATCTTATTTTCGCCTGCAGCGCGATGTGATGTGTTGATTTGTGATATT
It encodes the following:
- the LOC131776325 gene encoding uncharacterized protein: MTSVSRDAGRGRVKDVKRNLFGTVDHKQIRDDLARELKYMSEEKKCQWNFDFENCQPLSGRFKWQRVGKRLQTRKSPTEGISTCDTESSENFCRQNIVDPTHSAARYNLRTRGREGESIPRSGFVPIDPSRKRLREFGDAPAGNRNKKVAGNCVKQRNSRERRAKTSVIKRPYEAKRARR